Proteins co-encoded in one Enterobacter sp. R4-368 genomic window:
- a CDS encoding RHS repeat-associated core domain-containing protein, protein MWAGRWLSADPAGTVDGINIYQMVNNNPIVLSDDSGLFSFKWWGISPEKRANLSYQRMAEGELWSGFSDYASFLQRAKQNLKDIKSANKILSPEAAGFINRFQRIDFNLVHFSNADLSKGVFYSRVELEKKKIIFNELNSTPVDISQLKTDDFSFFSLEVVGAKGKLTSALGGNKYEIPLRETVNYKYMNYAHVAINDTLLFDVRHKKTGLERQLALLKNKSDINFLNRKKIAKAANQTVFDIKDLKEGLAYRIVNSAKNLYAEGQKKRLSARTPQEFDLVLSVMYRPQVLVPKKFVSKHVQRTMTQNAGA, encoded by the coding sequence ATATGGGCAGGAAGATGGCTGAGCGCTGACCCGGCGGGGACGGTGGACGGGATAAACATCTATCAGATGGTTAATAACAATCCCATTGTATTAAGCGATGATTCAGGTCTGTTCTCATTTAAATGGTGGGGTATTTCTCCAGAGAAACGGGCGAATTTAAGTTACCAGAGAATGGCGGAAGGCGAATTATGGAGTGGGTTCAGTGATTATGCATCCTTTCTGCAACGAGCAAAACAGAATTTAAAAGATATAAAATCAGCCAATAAGATTTTATCACCTGAAGCAGCTGGCTTTATTAATCGGTTTCAGAGAATAGATTTTAATTTGGTTCACTTTTCTAATGCAGATTTATCTAAAGGTGTTTTTTATTCAAGAGTCGAATTGGAAAAGAAAAAAATAATTTTTAATGAATTGAATAGCACGCCGGTAGATATTTCACAATTAAAAACGGACGACTTTTCCTTTTTTTCACTGGAAGTCGTAGGGGCGAAAGGTAAGTTAACCAGTGCGCTGGGGGGTAATAAATATGAAATTCCACTACGTGAAACCGTGAATTATAAATATATGAATTATGCACATGTCGCCATTAACGATACCTTACTGTTTGATGTCCGCCATAAAAAAACGGGGCTGGAAAGGCAACTCGCTCTACTGAAGAATAAGTCAGATATAAATTTTTTAAATCGGAAAAAAATAGCGAAAGCGGCTAATCAAACCGTTTTTGATATTAAAGATCTTAAAGAGGGCCTGGCTTACAGAATAGTCAATAGTGCGAAAAATTTATACGCAGAGGGGCAGAAAAAAAGATTGAGCGCCAGAACACCGCAGGAGTTTGATCTCGTGCTTTCGGTCATGTACCGGCCTCAGGTGCTGGTGCCCAAAAAATTTGTCAGTAAACACGTTCAGAGAACGATGACGCAAAATGCGGGGGCTTAG
- the fepC gene encoding iron-enterobactin ABC transporter ATP-binding protein: protein MTDLSARLRGEALTLGYGKKVVAEHLSVAIPDGHFTAIIGPNGCGKSTLLRTLSRLMTPAQGHVYLDGEQIQRYASKEVARRIGLLAQNATTPGDITVQELVARGRYPHQPLFTRWRKEDDEAVQRAMRATGVESLARQSVDTLSGGQRQRAWIAMVLAQETAIMLLDEPTTWLDISYQIDLLELLSELNREQGYTLAAVLHDLNQACRYATHLIALRDGKIVAQGAPKEIVTAELIEAVYGMHCMIIDDPIAHTPLVVPLGRCGR from the coding sequence ATGACCGATTTATCTGCCCGTTTGCGCGGCGAAGCGCTCACTCTTGGCTACGGCAAAAAAGTGGTGGCTGAACACTTAAGCGTGGCGATCCCCGACGGCCATTTCACCGCTATTATCGGCCCTAACGGTTGCGGGAAATCCACCTTACTGCGCACGCTGAGCCGCCTGATGACGCCCGCGCAGGGCCATGTTTATCTTGATGGCGAGCAGATCCAGCGCTATGCCAGCAAAGAGGTGGCGCGTCGCATAGGGTTGCTTGCGCAAAACGCCACCACACCCGGCGATATCACCGTGCAGGAACTGGTCGCGCGCGGGCGCTATCCGCACCAGCCGCTGTTCACCCGCTGGCGCAAAGAGGATGACGAGGCGGTGCAGCGGGCGATGCGGGCCACCGGGGTGGAAAGCCTGGCCAGGCAGAGTGTCGATACGCTCTCCGGCGGGCAACGCCAGCGCGCATGGATTGCCATGGTGCTGGCGCAAGAGACGGCGATCATGCTGCTTGATGAGCCAACAACCTGGCTGGATATCAGCTACCAGATCGACTTGCTGGAACTGTTGAGTGAGCTGAATCGCGAGCAGGGCTACACGCTGGCGGCAGTGCTGCATGATTTGAACCAGGCTTGCCGCTACGCCACGCATCTGATTGCGCTGCGCGACGGCAAAATTGTGGCGCAGGGCGCGCCAAAAGAGATTGTGACCGCTGAGCTGATTGAGGCGGTGTATGGCATGCACTGCATGATCATTGACGATCCCATCGCCCATACCCCGCTGGTGGTGCCGCTCGGGCGTTGCGGGCGGTAA
- the fepG gene encoding iron-enterobactin ABC transporter permease, with amino-acid sequence MMAPSRRLLGSCVFMVIAALLLASWGLRSGSVTLAFSQVLDVLTGDAPRAMQRVVMEWRLPRVLMALLVGAALGVSGAIFQSLMRNPLGSPDVMGFNTGAWSGVLVAMVLFGQHLAAIALAAMVGGMLTSLVVWLLAWRNGIETFRLIIVGIGIRAMLVAFNTWLLLHASLETALSAGLWNAGSLNGLTWAKTVPSAPIMLVMFLFAALLARRMRLLEMGDDSACALGVSVERSRLMLMLVAVALTAAATALAGPISFIALVAPHIARRVSATARWGLTQSALCGALLLLLADMIAQQGFTPYQLPVGVVTVSLGGIYLIALLIQESRKK; translated from the coding sequence ATGATGGCGCCCTCCCGCCGCCTGCTCGGCAGTTGCGTGTTTATGGTTATCGCCGCGTTGCTTTTAGCCAGCTGGGGTTTACGCAGCGGTTCGGTGACGCTGGCATTTTCACAGGTGCTTGACGTGCTCACCGGCGACGCGCCGCGTGCCATGCAACGGGTCGTGATGGAGTGGCGCTTGCCGCGCGTGCTGATGGCGCTGCTGGTGGGCGCAGCGCTTGGCGTGAGCGGCGCGATTTTCCAGTCGCTGATGCGTAACCCACTCGGCAGCCCGGATGTGATGGGTTTTAACACCGGTGCATGGAGCGGCGTGCTGGTGGCGATGGTGCTGTTTGGTCAGCATCTGGCCGCTATCGCACTGGCGGCGATGGTCGGCGGTATGCTCACTTCGCTGGTGGTCTGGCTACTGGCCTGGCGCAACGGCATTGAGACATTCCGCTTGATCATCGTCGGTATTGGCATTCGCGCGATGCTGGTGGCGTTTAATACCTGGCTGTTGCTGCATGCCTCGCTGGAAACCGCGCTCTCCGCCGGGCTGTGGAACGCCGGGTCGCTCAATGGCCTGACCTGGGCGAAAACCGTCCCTTCCGCACCGATCATGCTGGTGATGTTTCTTTTTGCCGCCCTGCTGGCGCGCCGTATGCGGCTACTGGAAATGGGCGATGACAGCGCCTGTGCGCTCGGTGTCAGCGTTGAGCGTTCGCGCCTGATGCTGATGCTGGTGGCCGTTGCACTCACCGCCGCCGCAACAGCACTGGCGGGGCCGATTTCGTTTATCGCACTGGTCGCGCCACATATTGCCCGGCGCGTCAGCGCCACTGCACGCTGGGGATTAACCCAGTCCGCGCTGTGCGGTGCGCTGTTGTTGTTGCTGGCGGATATGATTGCCCAGCAAGGTTTTACGCCTTATCAGTTGCCGGTCGGCGTGGTGACCGTCAGCCTCGGTGGCATTTACCTTATCGCCTTGTTAATTCAGGAGTCTCGCAAGAAATGA
- the fepD gene encoding Fe(3+)-siderophore ABC transporter permease — protein sequence MSCSAFPARPVTLAGLLILLVVAIALSLFIGAKPLPAAVIIDALTGVCQSADCTIVNDARLPRTLAGLLAGGALGIAGALMQTLTRNPLADPGLLGVNAGASFAIVLGAALLGAVSPVEQLLLAFCGALAASLLVAFTGSQGGGQLSPVRLTLAGVALAAVLEGLSSGISLLNADVYDQLRFWQAGSLDIRTLQTLKIVLIPVLLAAFMALMLSRALNSLSLGSDTATALGSRVARTQLLGLVVITVLCGSATAVVGPIAFIGLMMPHMARWLVGADHRWSLPVTLIATPALLLFADIIGRLLVPGELRVSVVSAFIGAPVLIVLVRRARGGNL from the coding sequence ATGTCGTGTTCTGCTTTCCCGGCGCGCCCCGTTACCCTCGCCGGGTTATTGATATTGCTGGTTGTCGCCATTGCACTCAGCCTGTTTATTGGTGCAAAACCTCTGCCCGCCGCGGTCATCATCGACGCCCTCACTGGCGTCTGTCAGAGCGCGGACTGCACCATCGTCAACGATGCCCGTTTGCCGCGAACGCTGGCAGGTTTACTCGCGGGCGGCGCACTGGGCATTGCCGGGGCGTTAATGCAAACGCTCACGAGAAATCCGCTCGCCGATCCAGGCTTACTCGGCGTTAACGCCGGTGCCAGCTTCGCCATTGTGCTCGGCGCGGCGCTGCTGGGCGCTGTCTCCCCTGTCGAACAACTACTGCTCGCCTTTTGCGGCGCACTGGCGGCGTCGCTGCTGGTCGCTTTTACCGGCAGCCAGGGCGGTGGGCAACTCAGCCCGGTTCGCCTGACGCTGGCGGGCGTAGCGCTGGCGGCGGTGCTGGAAGGATTATCCAGCGGTATTTCATTGCTTAACGCCGACGTTTATGACCAGTTGCGCTTCTGGCAGGCCGGTTCGCTGGATATCCGCACCCTGCAAACGCTAAAAATTGTTCTGATCCCGGTGCTGCTGGCAGCGTTCATGGCGTTGATGCTGAGCCGCGCGCTTAACAGCCTGAGCCTCGGCAGCGACACCGCCACGGCACTGGGCAGCCGCGTGGCGCGCACGCAGTTGCTCGGTTTAGTGGTGATCACGGTGCTGTGCGGCAGCGCGACGGCGGTTGTCGGCCCGATTGCCTTTATCGGCCTGATGATGCCGCACATGGCGCGCTGGCTGGTGGGCGCGGATCACCGCTGGTCGCTGCCGGTCACACTGATTGCCACCCCTGCCCTGTTATTGTTTGCCGATATCATTGGCCGCCTGCTGGTGCCGGGCGAACTGCGGGTTTCCGTAGTCAGTGCCTTTATCGGCGCGCCGGTATTGATCGTGCTGGTGCGCCGCGCACGCGGAGGCAACTTATGA